Proteins from one Nicotiana tabacum cultivar K326 chromosome 23, ASM71507v2, whole genome shotgun sequence genomic window:
- the LOC107794479 gene encoding osmotin-like encodes MSTNMEYLRSSFVFFLLAFVTCTYAATIEVRNNCPYTVWAASTPIGGGRRLDRGQTWVINAPRGTKMARIWGRTNCNFNAAGRGTCQTGDCGGVLQCTGWGKPPNTLAEYALDQFSGLDFWDISLVDGFNIPMTFAPTNPSGGKCHAIHCTANINGECPRELRVPGGCNNPCTTFGGQQYCCTQGPCGPTFFSKFFKQRCPDAYSYPQDDPTSTFTCPGGSTNYKVIFCPNGQAHPNFPLEMPGSDEVAK; translated from the coding sequence ATGTCCACAAACATGGAATACTTGAGatcttcttttgttttcttccTCCTTGCCTTTGTGACTTGTACTTATGCTGCAACTATCGAGGTCCGAAACAACTGCCCGTACACCGTTTGGGCGGCGTCGACCCCCATAGGCGGTGGCCGACGCCTCGATCGAGGCCAAACTTGGGTGATCAATGCGCCACGAGGTACTAAAATGGCACGTATATGGGGTCGTACAAATTGTAACTTTAATGCTGCTGGTAGGGGTACATGCCAAACCGGTGACTGTGGTGGAGTCCTACAATGCACCGGGTGGGGTAAACCACCAAACACCTTGGCCGAATACGCATTGGACCAATTCAGTGGCTTAGATTTTTGGGACATTTCTTTAGTAGATGGATTCAACATACCGATGACTTTCGCCCCGACTAACCCTAGTGGAGGGAAATGCCATGCAATTCATTGCACGGCCAATATAAACGGTGAATGTCCCCGAGAACTTAGGGTTCCCGGAGGATGTAATAACCCTTGTACTACATTTGGAGGACAACAATATTGTTGCACACAAGGACCTTGTGGTCCtacatttttctcaaaatttttcaaacaaagatgCCCTGACGCCTATAGCTACCCACAAGATGATCCTACAAGCACTTTTACTTGCCCTGGTGGTAGTACAAATTATAAGGTTATCTTCTGTCCTAATGGTCAAGCTCACCCAAATTTCCCCTTGGAAATGCCTGGAAGTGATGAAGTGGCTAAGTAG
- the LOC107794480 gene encoding proteinase inhibitor I-B precursor has product MNLTYQNIYSFLSFYSSKTMVKFAHVVAFLLLASLFQPLTARDLEINVLQLDVSQSGCPGVTKERWPELLGTPAKFAMQIIQKENPKLTNVQTVLNGTPVTEDLRCNRVRLFVNVLDFVVQTPQVG; this is encoded by the exons ATGAATCTAACATATCAAAACATATACagtttcctttctttttattcttcaaaGACTATGGTGAAGTTTGCTCACGTCGTTGCTTTCTTGCTTCTTGCTTCAC TCTTTCAACCCCTCACTGCTCGAGATTTGGAAATCAATGTCTTGCAACTTGATGTGTCTCAGTCTGGTTGCCCAG GAGTGACAAAGGAAAGATGGCCAGAACTTCTTGGAACACCAGCAAAGTTTGCTATGCAAATAATTCAGAAGGAAAATCCAAAACTAACTAATGTTCAAACAGTACTTAATGGTACTCCTGTGACAGAAGATTTAAGATGTAATCGAGTTCGTCTTTTCGTTAATGTATTGGACTTTGTTGTACAAACTCCCCAGGTTGGCTAA